Proteins co-encoded in one Bradyrhizobium sp. 170 genomic window:
- a CDS encoding septal ring lytic transglycosylase RlpA family protein: protein MSSIGCISTSCVDVRAGHTQLEAPLIPAACAGKFIRLLAVTLAAASLAACAQSSVVTQKSELRASRQASVDHDRTTSSMMKRRVVALRKHTPFASRGDAGGVKTASHGVASFYTEGTKTASGEKFNTLDMTAAHPTLPFGTKLRVTNVASGQSVTVRVNDRGPYVQGRVVDVSYSAADALGMVGKGVAKVKLDVVQ, encoded by the coding sequence ATGTCTTCCATTGGCTGCATCAGTACTTCGTGCGTCGACGTCAGGGCAGGCCATACTCAACTTGAAGCGCCGTTAATCCCGGCCGCGTGTGCCGGGAAGTTCATACGGCTGCTTGCTGTCACGCTCGCAGCCGCATCGCTTGCGGCCTGCGCGCAGTCCTCGGTCGTCACCCAGAAATCCGAACTTCGCGCCAGCCGGCAGGCGTCGGTGGACCACGATCGAACGACATCGTCCATGATGAAGAGGCGCGTGGTGGCGTTGAGAAAGCACACCCCGTTCGCGTCGCGCGGGGATGCAGGCGGCGTCAAAACGGCCTCGCATGGGGTTGCCAGCTTCTACACCGAGGGAACCAAGACCGCGAGCGGCGAAAAGTTCAACACGCTCGACATGACCGCCGCCCATCCAACGTTGCCCTTCGGCACCAAGTTGCGCGTGACAAACGTCGCGAGCGGCCAGTCGGTGACGGTGCGGGTCAATGACCGCGGTCCCTATGTTCAGGGGCGTGTTGTCGACGTCTCCTATTCCGCGGCCGACGCGCTGGGAATGGTGGGGAAGGGTGTCGCCAAGGTCAAACTCGACGTCGTGCAGTAG